In Palaeococcus ferrophilus DSM 13482, the genomic window AAGCTCACGATAAGGGGGATACGCGTCGAGCCCGTGTTCATAGGCGAGAAGGAGTACACTCTCTGGGAGGGTTAATCCCTCACAATTTTTATATCTTTGAGGGAACTAAGACCGCTCTTCTCCGTGGTTTCCGCGATTCTGCTCTCGATTTCTCCACCGGGCACGAGAACGAGAGCCTCCACCGTCCCAAACCCCAGCTTCCAGAGGGCGTAGGCGCGGTGGTGACCGTCAAGAATGTAGTCCCTACCGCGGTAGCGGAGCACGATTATGGGGGCATCGTAGCCGTGCTTTATCTCCTGGAGCACGACGAGGAGCTTAACCTCGCTCAGCTCGCCCTGAGTGGGCACCAGCCCTTCAAGGGGGAGCCTTTCCTCGAGGAGGTCGAATTTGACGCCATAGAGCCCCTCGTTGAACTCCTTCAGACGTTGGGCCCTTTCAACAGCCCTCTTCCTGGTTATAAGCTCCATTGTGCTCCCCAGGGAATGTTTAGGTGGCCATAATATTTAAACCTGCCCCGATTCAAAGGCTGACGGCCCCAGCCCAATGTCCACATCAGGGGATTAGATGCCCCTTAACGGGGACACTCTTTTAAAAGGGAGCCACACTTCTTCAACTAGCGCATCTCACCAGCCTAGAGGCCCATCAGGTTTCAGAAAATGCCCCGTTTCCGAAAGGTTTATATACACCTTCTTTCAAAGATTAAAGTGCCAAAACACATTAAAAAAATGTTAGGAGGTATGTGAAATGGCTGAGTTGCCAATTGCCCCAATTGACAGGCTGGTTAGGAAGGCCGGTGCCGCCCGCGTTAGCGAGGAGGCCGCCAAGGTTCTCGCCGAGCACCTCGAGGAGAAGGCCGTCGAGGTCGCCAAGAAGGCCGTCGAGCTCGCTCACCACGCGGGCAGGAAGACCGTCAAGGCCGAGGACATTAAGCTCGCCATCAAGCAGTGAGCTTGCTTTCCCTTCTTTTTTGTTATGGCCAGTCCCATCCCGTTCTGTACGGTTTGAACACCTCAAAGCTGAACTTCCCTTTATCTATCTCCGCCACCCCAAACGTCGGGTCGCTTCTCCTTGGGAGAGTGGGCGAGCCGGGGTTCAAAAGCTTCACTTTCTCCCCGTGGAACTCAAACTCCCCGTAGAAGAAGCGGTGGGTGTGGCCAAACACGAGTAGCTCCACTCCCATATCGAGCGCCTTGTAGGTCAAACTCTGGGAGTCAAGGGGAAGTCTGTGCCCGTGTATGAGGCCAACCTTCAGCCCCTCAACTTCCACAACGAGTTCATCGGGAAGGCTCATTCTATCGGCGTTGCCCCTCACAGCCTTAACCGGTGCTATCTCCCGCAAGCGAGTGAGGAACTCGAGGGAAGTTATATCCCCCGCGTGGAGTATCAGCTCAACGCCCCTCTCCTCAAGGGTTTCCAGCACGTAGGGGTGAACGTACGCATCTGGAACGTGGGTATCGCTCAGTATGCCGACCCTCATTCCATCACCTCACGTACTGGGCGTAGTCTGAGAGCGCCTTGAGCAGGTCGTTGAACCCCTCAAACGTGACGAGGGAGAGGGCTATCGCGTCCTGGCCGAGGCGTTTTTTAATCAGCTCCCTGAGCTCCGAGACGCGCTCCCCCGTGACGAGGTCGATCTTGTTTATAACGACTATGATCGGCTTCTCGTAACGCATCTTCAGCAGGTGATGGAGCTTCTCCATGCCCCTGTGAAGGCCCACCGTCGCGTCAACAACGTGGATCACTACGTCCGCCTGGAGAACCTCGTTGACTATCGCCTTGAATCCCTCGTCGCTCAGCACCTTCCCTCGAAGCTCCATCTTCGAGTCAAACAGCCCCGCCGTGTCTATCAGCACCACCCGATCGGCACCGCCGAGGGGGTTCTTCATGCTCTTGGATATTTTGACCGTCCCAAAAGCCCTCTTAATGCTCCCCTTTGTGGTTCCCGGGATCGGAGAGGTCTCCGAAATCTCCTTACCTATGAGTGCGTTCAGCAACGTTGATTTTCCGGCGTTTTCGGCTCCGATTATTGCTATCCTTATCATGCTCCCACCACTTAATTTATATACTCCCGGTCAGTTAATTAACTTTTGGCGGGTGATGGGATGCCCAAGAGAATAAAATTCGGGCATGGTTACTATTACATTGTAACGCCTGAAGAACTCAGGGATAACAGGATGAAAGGGAAAAAAGTCGTTCTCGAGGGCACTGTTGATGGGAAGCCGCTCATAGAGTTCCTCCCCATGGAGCTCCCGAGTTACAGGACTTCTTTCAGCCTCGATGGTCTCAGGGTCGAATTTGCGGGGGCCGTGCCCCTCAGCAGAGGTGAGTGGGTGAGGGTTTACGGCGTTTTCATTGGGCACACCATAGTTGCGAGGGCCATAGAGACGGAGGGTGCGGTGTTCACAACGGAGGAGTGAGCATGATCGACCTCTTTTTTATTATCGGCAACCTGAAGAGGCTCCCAAGGACGGGGTGGCTTCTGAGGGGTGTTGCCAGTCCGGAAAGCATCGCCGACCATTCCTACCGCGTTGCCGTTATGACCCTCATACTCGGAGAGGAGCTGAGGAGAAGGGGCCTTGAACTCGACGTGGACAGGGCAGTGAGGATAGCGCTTATCCACGATGTGGGGGAGGCCCTCATAACGGACATACCCCTGACCGCACAGCGCTACCTCGATAAGGGGGAAGCCGAGCGCAGGGCAATCTCCGACCTCCTTGGAGAGGAGTATGCGGAGCTCTTCCGCGAGTACGAGGAAGGGACAACGGTAGAGGGGCGCTTCGTGAAGTTCGTGGACAGGCTCGAGATGCTCCTCCAGGCAGAGGAGTACAGAAGAGCAGGTTTCTCGAACCTCGACGAGTTCTGGGGAACCCTTGAGGGCCTTAGGAAGAGCGAGTTCTACCCGTACTTTAGGGACGTCGTTGAAGCTCTGGAAAAAAGATAACGTTAAATACCCTTCTCCCTATTTCAGCTTGCTTAGAGGTGATGTAAATGAAAAGGATTTTGGTGGCTCTAATAGTGGCCTCCCTCTTCTTGGGAATGGTCCACGCCGAATACAGGGAGCGCTATGAGGCTCTCTACACGATTGATGAGAAGGGAAATGCGAACGTAACGTTCACGACGATATGGTACGCTCCTGAGGATTTAATCAACCAGAGCAAGGAAGCTATAATGAACATGACCGTGGAGAACGCGAGCAAGGCGATCCTCTACCAGGAAGAGCAGAAGCTCCGCTCCGCTGGACTGTACCTCATAAACGGCACCGTTGAGCTAGAGGGTTACAACACAACCGGGCCGTTGAAGAAGACTCTCAGGGGATACTTCGCCGAGCTGGCAAAATACTACGCCTACGATGACACATGGGAGCTAGAGATTGACATCCTCCGCCTCCTTGACCTCAGTCAGGCTTTCCAGAGTGGCGGAATAGCCCAGAACATGACGCTCGACAGCTACTTCACGATCCAGCTTCCCGAGGATGCCTCGGATGTAAGCGTCCCCAAGCCCTTCGAGAACACCCTTGGAGAGAACAGCGTGAAGATAGAGTCAAACGTTTCAGGTAACAGCGTAAGCATACACACCTACATCCACCTCGTTGCGAACACGACGACACAGGAGCTCGTCTCCCTCTTCGGCGACTACAAGATGCTCCCCATAACATACAAGGGCATAAAGGGCGAGGACATCCACGAGCTCTGGAAGGCAGAGCGCGTGCTCAAGCTCCATGTTTACCCTGACCACGAGGAGCTCACCACGATTGACCGCCTTTACAGCCCGCCAGAGTACATAATGCAGACGAAGCTTCAGCTCCTCCAGCTTGGAGTTGAGAACGCGACGAAGCTCCTCACCCAGCAGACGAGAGCCCAGCTGCAGGCTCAGGGCGTGACCGTTGAGAGCGGAAACGTCACGCTCGGCGATATGAAGGGCGACACGCCGATAGAGATCATGGGGAACTGGGTGGTGAAGAACTACACCAAAAAGAACGGCGACCTCTACGAGTACACCTACATCCCCAACTTCCAGATCAACCCCGATTCCCTCGGAAGGAGGTTCCCCTACGAGCTCAACCAGACATCCCGGGTGGAGATAACCCTCGAGGACGGTGAGTTCGTGGAGGTTCCGGAGAACTTCACAAAGGACTACAAGGGCAACAGAATCGAGCTTAGGGTCACGAGGGAGGGCAACACCCTCGTCATGGAGAACAGCATCTACCTCCGCTATGGTGCCACAAAGGACGACATACTCGAGCTCGTGAAGGAAGTACCAGAGGAGGTTTACGTCAAGTATCGCCTGAACGAGCCATCTTCCACCGAGAGTTCTTCAAAAACAGGAACCTGCGGTCCGGGTTTCATAGGGGCGTTTGCGTTGCTTCCACTTCTCCTGAGGCGGAGGCGCTGATACCCTTTCCTTCTTTTCGATACCCATTTAAACGCTGATGACAACTTTTTTCGGTGGTGAACTTGACGAGGAAGCTCTACTATGAGGACGCATACATGAGGGAGGCAAAGGCGAAGGTTTTGGGAATTAGGGACAACGCCCTCCTCCTGGACCAGACGATATTCTACCCGACGGGCGGAGGCCAGCCCCACGACAGGGGCACAATAAACGGCGTTGAGGTTCTGGACGTCTACAAGGACGAGGGAGGGAACGTGTGGCACGTGGTTAAGGAGCCCGAGAAGTTCAAGGTTGGAGACGAGGTTGAGCTCAAAATAGACTGGGACTACCGCTACAGGCTGATGAGGATACACACAGCCATGCACCTGCTCGACCACGTGCTCAACGAGGTTCTACCAGGCGATTGGAGGCTCTACGGGAGCGGGATGAGCGCCGAGAAGGGCCGCTACGACATAGAGTATCCCGAGAACGTGAACCAGTACAAGGAGAAGATAATCGAGCTCTTCAACCGCTACGTTGACGAGGGCGGAGAGATGAAGATATGGTGGGAGGGGGAGACGCGCTACACCCAGATAAGGGACTTCGAGCCGATTCCCTGCGGCGGGACTCACGTGAGGGACATAAGGGAGATAGGCCACCTCAAGAAGCTCAAGCGCTCCAGCCTGGGGAAGGGCAAGCAGAGGCTTGAGCTGTGGCTTGAGGATTGACCCTCTTCATTCCCCCTCTTTTGGCGATATACCGACGAGTTTTTTGATAAACATAAAGGCATATTTTGGACACCGTTCAAAGGTTCTTCAAAAAAGTTGATAAAGCCCCGTGCCAACGCTGTAGCGGGTGAAACGATGGAGAAGGTAAACGTCGAAATGCTGGCCAACCTGACCAACTTTGAGATAATGTGGGAGTTGTTCAGCAAAAGGAATGAGAAGGGGGATTAAAGGAAGCTGCCCCTGTAGAGGGGCCGCAGAGCAACCTCGAAACCGGCCACGGGCATCTCGAGGCCCCAGTTTTCCAAAACTAGGGGGTGTACCTCTCCTATGATACCTATCTCTTTTCCTTCAACCACCACTTTTCCAACCCTTCCGGGGATGAAGCTCGGGTGCTCAATCTCTTCAACCTCGTACTCAAAGCCGAGGTGCCTCATGAGCCCGTCTAGGATTTCTTTGGCCTCGGTAAAGGTCACGCGCGGGTGCGCCAGAACCACCACAAGCCTGTCCTCGCTTCTCGTGAGGGTTTCGCACTCCTCGTCTATGAGCGTCGCCTTGCCCACCTCGAAGAGCCTCTGCGGGTACTCCTCGTGCGTATTCTGGCTCAGGAAATCCATCAACGACGGCAGCAGCCAGCTCCTTAGGGCGGACCACTTCATGCTCACCGGGTTCTCTATCTCCACAAGCTCCCTGGCCGGAAAGAGTGGTTCCTTGAGGTTCATGCGCTCGAACTGGGCCTCCCTGTTGGTGAGGTTGAACGTCATGACCTCCTGCAAACCAAAGCCGGCCATGAGTTCCCTGATGGCTGTGATGAAGTCTTCGAAGTCCTCACCCCTGCCCTGGACAGCCAATTTCGGCTCCTCAGGCTCAATCTCGTTGTAGCCGTAGGCTATGAGGACGTCCTCAAGAACGTCCCTCGCGTGCATTATGTCGTCGCGGAAGGCAGGATAGCGGAGCTTTGCCCTTCCGTCCTCAAGCTCGACCTCGTACATCATCCTCTCGAGGAGCTCCTTGATTTCCTCGTCGCTCAGCTCAAGGCCGGTGAGGTTCTTTATGTACTCGAGCTCGACCTCGAACTCCCTGGGCGTTAGGTCTGGCGTCTCTATCTCGAAGTCCGGATAGACTACTTTAACGCTCCTTATCTTCCCGCCGCGCTCCGCCAGAGCTGTAACGACGACATTGAGCGCTAAGAGGATCTTGTTCAGGTCCCAGCCGGTTATGTCAACGAAGACGTTTTTAGTCTCGGTGGTTACCCTCCCCGTTATCTCCGAGTTGATTACCGGCGGCATGGAGAGCACTTTGCCCTCGCTGTCCACGAGGAGCGGATAGTAGGGCTTGTCCTTTATCAGGTGGCCGTACTCCTTCCCCTTCTCGTGCTTCTCAAGGATTTCCTCGAGCGCCATCTCCTCGTCGTAGCCAAGCGGAACAAACTTCTCGGTCTTCTCGGCCGCTCTGTAGTATACCGGCGGTTTAACCTTGTCGAAGTCAAAAACGCCTATCGCTACCTCCCTTCTTCTCCTCCCGAAGGTGAGCGCGACCTTCTCCTGCAGGTTTATCATCTGCTTCAGGGCCTCTTCGTCGAGTTGTAAGCCCTCGACGATGGCGTAGACACCGTAGGGCCTGATGTCCTTCAGCTTCTCGTCAACGTAAACGACCACGTCGCTCTTTTTGACTTCGTACTCTGGCAGGCCCCTCTCCATACCGAGAGCCCACTTAACCTGTCTCGCAATCCCCTCGGCGCTCCAGAGGTCGGGCCTGTTGGTGTCCTTCGAGTCGGCCTTGAAGTAAACCTCGCCGTTCTCCTCCCAAACATCGTCGAGCTCGCATTTAGCGTAAAGGAACAGGTTCTCCCATTCTTCGACCGTGAAGCTCTTCCCTATGAGTCTCTCGAGGTCGGACTTTGAGACATCGAACTTCGGCATTTAAACACCTCCCGGGGAGAGTAGAACTTTGGGTTTATCACTTTTTTGCCGTGAGTGACCGGCGCGCTTCCTGTGGAAACTACAATGGCAAAATTTCTGCATTAATGAACATCCAAAAAATATAAAAATTCGTGGTTGTTTTACATTGCTGTTGGCGACTCTTTGGAAAGCTACCAATCAGGGAGGGAGGTCTGTGCAGTTCAAAAAGAAACTCTACGTGACCACACTCACTTCACTCGCGATTCTCGTTGTCCTCATGCTTCTGCTCCAGATTTACGCGATTAATGGCCTCTCGGGGGACGTTGAAGCGAGCATGACGGCTTCCATGAACGAGCACGCCACGAAGATTGCCCTCCTCGAGAGCGAGAAGTACGCGGAGAGAATAGAGAGGACAATGACGAACCTCAAAGTCCTAACCCGAGCAAACGCACTCTCCATCGCAAGTATCTACGACAAGAAGGTGTTCGGTCTCAGCATCACGAGCACAAACATGTTCGACACGGAGGTTACAAAGCAGCTGACGGATTTAAAGGACTCAAATCCGAACATAATAAACGCCTACTACGCCACAGACGATGGAAAGCTCTTCATAGTGCCCCCCGCGGAGCTTCCCGATGACTACGACCCGAGGGAGAGCTCGTGGTACAGGGAGGCTTCCAAGGGCCACGACCTGTGGATTGAGCCGTACAAGGACAAGATAACCGGTAAAACCGTTATAACCTACGTCACGCCTGTGGAGGTCAACGGAAAGGTGAGGGGCGTTCTGGGCGTGGATCTCGACGTTTCGAGCATTATGGATGAGATAAAACGAACAAAAATCGGGAAGACGGGGTACATATACATAGTGAGCAAAAACGGCACCATCATCCTCCACCCGAACGAGGACTACGTGGGGAAGCTCAACATAAGGGAGGAGGCCGCACTCAAAGAACTCGCGGATGCCGTGTTCTCGGGGAAGAATGAGGGCATAGTGACGTACACGTGGAAGGGCGTTGAAAAGGTGGCGGCGTTCTCAAAGAGCGGGACAACCGGGTGGGTGCTCGTGGCCACCGCCCCTAAAAACGAGCTCGTGGAGGACATCGTGCAGTCCATTGAGAGCGCAAAGTCAAGGGCGAACCACGTTCTCCTCCTGGCTCTTCTCGTTGGCCTGTTCACGGCCATGACCGTGGCTTTTATCAACATGAAGCTCCTAAACTCCACCCTAAAGCCCATCTCCCAGCTCACCCGGGCGGCCGAGTTAATAGCGGAGGGCCGTCTCACGGAGGCCAAGAAGCTCGTGGGCCGCATCAGGTACGGCGAGGAGGGGGACGAAATAGGCAAGCTCCTCAACGCCTTCCGGGCCATCAGTGAGGACGTGATAAGCACACTCAATGGTGTTATAGACAAGCTGGACGCCATGGCGAGGGGTGAGCTCAACCACAGTATAGACGAGGAGGCGAAGGGGGACCTCAGGGAAATCGTTAAGGCCCTGCGTGAGACGTCCGAACAGATGAGGGAACTCATAGGCAACATCGTCGAGGTCGGGTACGAGATAGACAGGAGGGCAAAGGTTCTCACGAGCGTCGCCAACGACGTTAGTGAATCCATCACCCAGGTTAACGAGGCGGTTCAGCAGGTGAGCATTGAGGCCCAGAGGCAGCAGGAGAACATAAACGAGATAACCGAGGGAGTAAGGCTTGTCGCGGACGTGAGCGTGGAGACCGTGAACACGATGAGGGAGTTCGAGAGGGCCCTCGGCGAGGTCGTTAGCACGGCGGAGGAAGGGAGGGCCAGCAGCGAAATTTCCGCGAAGCAGCTTCAGAGCATGAAGGAGACGATGCGCTTCATAGAGGAGGCGGTGAGTGCCGTCAACGAGATGAGCAGGAGCATCGGTGAAATTACAAATACCATCGGAAATATAGCGGAACAGACGAACCTCCTTGCGCTCAACGCGGCTATCGAAGCGGCAAGGGCTGGTGAGGCCGGCAGGGGCTTCGCAGTCGTTGCCCAGGAGATCAGGAACCTCGCCGAGGAGAGCAAGAAGGCAGCCGACAACATCAACGACATCATAGGGCGCATGACCCAGAAGGTGGAGAACGCCGTTGGTGCCACAAAGGAGGGGGTGGCGGCGGTCAACAACTCCACCAGGACACTTGAGGAGACCATAAACTACCTCTCAGGAATAGCGGACATGATAAGCCACCTGGGAAGCAGAACCGGCGAAATAGAGGAGAAGATGCTCAAAATGCAGCACGAGGTGGAGGAATCACTCCGCGCCCTTGAGAATCTCGCTGCCTCGGCTGAGGAGACCACTGCCTCGGCTGAGGAGGTCAGCTCCGCCGTTGAGGAGCAGACAGCAGCTATAGAGGAGCTGAAGAGGGCCACGGAGGAACTCAAGGCTATTGCAGACGGTCTGAGAGAGAGCGTTCAGCGGTTCCGGCTTTAGGCCGGGCCAACTTTTATATAATTCCTCCCCCACTTTTTTCGGGGGATTGGAGTGGAGAGGGTTGCCCTCAAAGTGGCCTACGATGGGAGTGCCTTCTACGGGTTCCAGCGTCAGCCCGGGCTTAGGACGGTGGAGGGAGAGATTCTAAGGGCCCTCACGAGGGTGGGAATTATAGAGGACGCGAAGAGCGCGAACTTCAGGGGGGCATCCCGAACGGACAGGGGCGTGAGCGCCCTCGGAAACGTCGTGGCTTTTGATACCGAACGGCCGGAACTAACACTCCCGAGGATTCTCAACCACCACCTCAGGGATGTGTGGGTCGTAGGAAGGGCCGTTGTCCCCCCCGAGTTCAACCCCCGCTACGCCTCGAGGGGAAAGACCTACCGCTACTACGTGGCCGGTGAGGTTGACATGGCCGCCCTCCGGGAATGTGCTTCTCTATTCGTGGGGAGGCACGATTTCAGCAACTTCGCCAGGCTTGAGAAGCACAAGAACCCCGTGAGGACGATAAAATCAATCGAGGTACTCCAAGAGGGCCCGGTGACAGTGCTCGAGTTCAGGGGGGAGAGCTTCCTCTGGGAGATGGTGAGGCGCATCACGACGGCCCTCCTCCTTTGCTCGAGGGGAGAACTCTCTACAGGTGAAGTGAGGGCGATGCTCAACCGCGAGGTCGAGAAAAAGCTCCCGCCGGCCCCACCTGAAAACCTCGTGCTCTGGGAGGTCGAGCTTCCGGGAGTCACCTTCGAGATGGGGAGTGAGGCAAGGGAGAAAATCGAAAGGGACTTCTTCGAGAGGTACGCCCGCGCGGCCGTTAGGGCGGCGTTATTCAGCGACTTTTTGCGCGCTTTTTAGACTTCTTCTCCCCGATTCCGAACTCATTCATTAGGGCCCTGTCGTAGTATTTGCCGTAGTAGCCGAGGAGGGCCTTCTGGCGCTCTATGAAGTGCGTGAAGAGCAGCGGGTCATCGTCAAGCACATCAACGATAACCGCGTTTTTCCCGTTTTTCGGTCTTAAGGCGCGCCCTATCGTCTGTATCGTCATGACGTCGCTTTTCCCACCACCGGCGAGGATTATAGCCGATATCTCGGGTATGTCCACGCCCTCCTTGAGGAGCGTGGAGACGAGTACGTTTATCTCGCCGTTTCTGTAGGCCTCGAGTATCTCCCACCTGTTCGGCGTTTGGGAGCTCAGGAACTCCGCGTTAACCCCGTGCTCCTTAAGCATCTTCACGAGCTCCTCACCGTGCTCTATCCTCTTAACGTCTATCAGAACGCGATGACCCTTCTTCGCGAGCCTTACAGCTTCGCTGACTATGGCCCTGTTCCTCTCGTGGTGGTTCATCACCATCTCCTCGTAGAACTCCTTGTAACGCTCGCTGAAGGGAACCTTCTCGCTCTCGTAGCGGAGCACCTTAAAGCGCGGCCTCGCGAGGAAGCCCTCCTTTATGAGCGTGTCTGCCCTTATCTCGTAGATGATGGGTCCTATTGCACCCTCAATCTTTATCTCCTCCCCCTTAACGCGCCTCCACGGTGTGGCCGAGAGCCCGAAGCGGTACTTCTGGGGGAGGCTCATGCCGAGCTCAAAGAACTTCTCGGCGGCGGAAGTGCGGTGGCACTCGTCGAACATGACAACGCCGTAGTCGAGTGAGAGCTTATCAACGCCCCTCGAAAGCAGCGTCTGGATCATGGCCACAGTTACGGGCCTCTCCTCCCAGTTGTTGTCCCCCACTATGCCCGGTTTAACCCCGAGAACGCGCTCCACCTGCTCCGCCCACTGGTAGAGGAGCTCCTTGGTGTGGACGATTATGAGCGATGAGATGTTCAGCTCGTGGATGATTCTGAGACCAACTATGGTCTTACCGCTCCCCACGGGGAGGGCAAGAACACCCATGCCGGCCTTTAGGGCCTTCTTAACACCCCTCTGCTGGTAGGGCCTTAGCTTTATCTCCTCGTTCCATTCCCCGTTTATTGGGACGCCCTTAACGGTCCTCTCGTCCCTGACGCGCACCCTTATTCCCTTCTCCCTGAAGAACTCCCTCACCCGCGGTATCACCCCCACGGGCAGGGCACGCTCATAGGGGTCGTATATCGTTTCGGCCCTTTTCCACTTCCCAAAATCGCGCTTGTACGTTAGAAGGTTCTCAATGAGAAAGTAAGCCTTGGGGGGAGCGTTCACGATGTACGCTCTCGCGCTCCCGTCAGGTATGCGGAGGGTGATGGTGTTCGTCACGGTGTTCATGGCGAATCAAAATAAACTCTCTTCCTTATCCCTTTAAATACCTTTTGTGCGGGAGTGAAAATACTTCGATTTCCCGGAGATTCTGGGAAATAATTTCGGACGGGCATTTACAAAAAATTCCAGCAAGTTTTTTAACCATAAAACCTTTCACATATCTGAAAGCTTATGGAGGGCTGAGA contains:
- a CDS encoding DEAD/DEAH box helicase, whose translation is MNTVTNTITLRIPDGSARAYIVNAPPKAYFLIENLLTYKRDFGKWKRAETIYDPYERALPVGVIPRVREFFREKGIRVRVRDERTVKGVPINGEWNEEIKLRPYQQRGVKKALKAGMGVLALPVGSGKTIVGLRIIHELNISSLIIVHTKELLYQWAEQVERVLGVKPGIVGDNNWEERPVTVAMIQTLLSRGVDKLSLDYGVVMFDECHRTSAAEKFFELGMSLPQKYRFGLSATPWRRVKGEEIKIEGAIGPIIYEIRADTLIKEGFLARPRFKVLRYESEKVPFSERYKEFYEEMVMNHHERNRAIVSEAVRLAKKGHRVLIDVKRIEHGEELVKMLKEHGVNAEFLSSQTPNRWEILEAYRNGEINVLVSTLLKEGVDIPEISAIILAGGGKSDVMTIQTIGRALRPKNGKNAVIVDVLDDDPLLFTHFIERQKALLGYYGKYYDRALMNEFGIGEKKSKKRAKSR